In a single window of the candidate division WWE3 bacterium genome:
- the secG gene encoding preprotein translocase subunit SecG — translation MNLNLAFSITEIVLSVIITGLILIQAKGTGLARSFSGVGGFYSSKRGLEKIVFVATIVFSVVFVIVIIAHLRFK, via the coding sequence ATGAATTTAAATTTAGCCTTTAGCATCACCGAAATCGTTTTATCCGTAATTATAACCGGCTTGATTCTAATTCAAGCCAAAGGGACGGGCTTAGCTCGGTCTTTTAGCGGGGTCGGTGGTTTTTACAGTAGTAAGCGGGGGCTGGAAAAGATAGTTTTTGTTGCCACTATAGTGTTCTCGGTCGTTTTTGTAATAGTTATAATTGCACATCTGCGTTTTAAGTAA
- a CDS encoding replication-associated recombination protein A: MEPLAFKIRPKNLSEFVGQSHLVGEGKPLRVAIANKHLFSFVLWGPPGVGKTTLAKIYAGEMGASLSELSAVSAGKDDIRKIIKSDGQNKPKVLFLDEIHRFNKAQQDFLLPYVERGELTLIGATTENPSFEIIPALLSRCRVFVLNELSNDEVSQIIDRTEVKLPTDARDWLIGMANGDARQAITMIENTLKLYGSITVDNLKNTLQSKFLRFDKQGEEHYNTISSYIKSMRASNVDAALYYLARMVDAGEDPLFIARRMVVFASEDIGMANASALGVANAVFRACETIGYPECQENLAHGTVYLARAPKDRSAYEAYMKALGDVKQYGNLPIPLNLRNAPTKLMKEIGYGQGYKPYTDESLLPDTLKGRKYYEDIKPRDK; the protein is encoded by the coding sequence ATGGAACCGCTGGCTTTTAAAATTCGTCCTAAAAATTTAAGTGAGTTTGTAGGTCAATCGCATCTGGTTGGCGAGGGCAAACCGTTACGCGTTGCCATCGCTAATAAACATTTATTTTCTTTTGTACTTTGGGGTCCTCCGGGGGTGGGGAAGACGACTCTGGCTAAGATTTACGCCGGAGAAATGGGGGCCAGTCTTTCGGAGTTGTCGGCCGTCTCGGCCGGTAAAGATGATATTCGTAAAATTATCAAAAGTGACGGTCAGAACAAGCCAAAAGTGCTTTTTTTGGATGAGATTCACCGTTTTAATAAAGCCCAACAGGACTTTCTGCTTCCCTATGTTGAAAGAGGTGAGTTAACACTCATTGGGGCGACTACGGAAAATCCCAGTTTTGAAATTATTCCGGCTTTGCTTTCTCGCTGTCGTGTCTTTGTTCTAAACGAACTTAGTAACGATGAAGTGTCACAGATCATTGATCGCACGGAGGTAAAACTTCCGACGGACGCCCGGGACTGGTTAATTGGAATGGCTAATGGTGACGCCAGACAGGCGATTACCATGATTGAAAATACTCTTAAACTTTACGGATCGATCACAGTCGACAACTTGAAGAACACGCTGCAGTCAAAGTTTTTGCGTTTCGATAAGCAAGGCGAAGAACATTACAACACAATCAGCTCATATATTAAGAGTATGAGAGCCTCTAATGTTGATGCAGCCTTATACTACCTGGCTAGAATGGTAGATGCAGGGGAAGATCCTTTGTTTATTGCCAGACGAATGGTGGTGTTTGCTTCGGAAGACATTGGAATGGCCAATGCCTCTGCACTAGGAGTGGCTAATGCAGTCTTTAGAGCTTGTGAGACCATTGGCTACCCTGAATGCCAAGAAAACCTCGCCCACGGAACTGTGTATCTAGCCAGGGCTCCCAAGGACAGGTCAGCCTACGAAGCCTATATGAAGGCTCTAGGCGATGTTAAGCAGTATGGAAATTTGCCAATACCCCTTAATCTAAGGAATGCACCCACAAAGCTTATGAAAGAGATAGGTTATGGGCAAGGTTATAAACCATACACAGATGAAAGTTTGTTGCCTGACACATTAAAGGGCAGAAAGTATTATGAAGATATTAAACCAAGAGATAAATAG
- a CDS encoding phage holin family protein: MKSILRHIFINLVAIYVVGFVVTGIDWRGDLKVLLLAALALGIINVTVRPIVKIITLPINAITLGLFSIVVNALMLYAVTLIIPGFFINAFNFSGLNLLGVIIPAAHLSKITATVAAAVGISVITGIFNWFVE; this comes from the coding sequence GTGAAATCGATATTGCGTCACATCTTTATTAATTTAGTGGCTATTTACGTAGTGGGCTTTGTGGTCACCGGTATTGATTGGCGAGGCGATCTAAAAGTGCTGCTACTGGCGGCTTTAGCTTTGGGGATTATTAACGTAACGGTTCGGCCGATTGTTAAAATCATCACTTTACCAATTAACGCAATTACCCTTGGCTTGTTCTCGATTGTCGTTAACGCTTTAATGCTTTACGCGGTCACCCTGATCATTCCGGGATTTTTTATTAACGCCTTTAATTTTTCCGGCTTAAATTTGTTGGGAGTTATAATTCCAGCGGCCCATTTAAGTAAAATTACGGCAACTGTGGCGGCGGCGGTTGGTATTAGCGTAATAACCGGTATATTTAATTGGTTTGTGGAGTAG
- a CDS encoding DUF2207 domain-containing protein has product MKRLILSIIVASLILPILVVTKARAAENINSFHADWAIQSNGTINVTEDIIYDLGTTPKHGIFRNIPLKITNQDGSNYLVTASNISVSGASYSDQSSSDQIYLKIGDPNITLTGIQQYQINYTLSGAIQNFSDHDELYWSPVGNAWQVPIQNASVTVTLPTTSSNLNATCYTGTTKSTAKNCTTLTTSDGANFTTTQSLNTYEGLTVVFGFPTGLVTPLAPTPLGTTSQTNNNNVTSSPILPILFALWYILVPILVGIAWFLFGRDPKVLGAPRVLFDPPKHIDGEPLRPAETGLLTSEQVDSRDISATIVSLAIRGFLTIKKDGSDFTFTKTEPKNGFGSFRPYETIIYDGIFATDTEVSTSDLKSSFYTTVNQAKKSLYSDLTAEGLFAGNPDTVRKLYAGFGSAILFTGINIPLGIVLLIFSRVMPKKTALGAQKKEEAEALKRFLVSQEKELNFQEKNWYFFEKLLPYAVAFGVTREWASRFKDLSIPTDVTWYGDSSGQLFNALILANTLNSFDRATTGFSAAPYTSTRSSSGFSSGFGGGGFSGGGGFSGGGGGGGGGGGSW; this is encoded by the coding sequence ATGAAACGTCTAATACTTTCAATCATCGTCGCAAGTCTTATTCTTCCAATCTTAGTAGTCACTAAAGCCAGGGCCGCTGAAAACATTAATTCATTCCATGCTGACTGGGCCATTCAAAGTAACGGGACAATTAATGTAACCGAAGATATCATTTATGACCTAGGTACAACTCCCAAGCATGGTATTTTTAGGAATATCCCGTTAAAAATCACTAATCAAGATGGAAGTAATTACTTAGTGACAGCGTCAAACATTTCAGTTTCGGGAGCGTCGTACAGCGATCAAAGCAGCAGTGATCAGATTTACTTGAAGATCGGCGACCCCAATATAACGCTGACTGGAATCCAGCAATATCAAATTAATTACACTTTATCGGGAGCTATTCAAAACTTTAGTGACCACGACGAGCTTTACTGGAGTCCCGTTGGTAACGCCTGGCAAGTCCCAATCCAAAACGCTTCAGTCACGGTGACACTGCCCACCACTTCCAGTAATCTTAATGCCACATGTTATACCGGAACCACTAAGTCAACCGCTAAAAACTGCACGACTTTAACTACCTCTGACGGCGCCAATTTTACAACAACCCAATCGCTTAACACTTATGAAGGTTTAACTGTTGTTTTCGGCTTTCCAACTGGTTTAGTGACACCGCTCGCCCCAACGCCACTCGGAACCACCAGTCAAACAAACAATAACAATGTCACATCGTCACCAATACTACCAATTCTCTTTGCCCTCTGGTACATTTTAGTGCCGATTCTGGTCGGCATCGCCTGGTTTTTATTTGGAAGGGATCCTAAAGTTCTTGGCGCTCCTCGGGTCCTGTTCGATCCTCCAAAGCATATTGACGGTGAGCCTTTGAGGCCGGCGGAAACGGGACTACTAACTTCGGAGCAAGTCGATAGCCGTGATATTTCGGCCACCATAGTGTCGCTGGCCATTCGTGGTTTTTTAACGATTAAAAAAGATGGTAGTGATTTTACATTTACAAAAACTGAGCCTAAAAACGGGTTTGGATCTTTTCGGCCGTATGAAACTATAATCTATGACGGAATATTTGCCACAGACACGGAAGTCTCAACTAGTGATTTAAAAAGCAGTTTCTACACAACTGTTAATCAAGCCAAGAAAAGCCTATACAGCGACTTAACTGCGGAAGGCCTATTCGCTGGTAACCCCGACACTGTACGTAAACTTTACGCCGGTTTTGGAAGTGCAATTTTATTTACCGGTATAAACATTCCGCTGGGAATTGTGCTTCTAATTTTCTCGAGAGTAATGCCAAAAAAGACGGCTCTGGGAGCCCAGAAGAAAGAGGAGGCCGAAGCTTTAAAGAGATTTCTAGTTTCTCAAGAAAAAGAGCTCAATTTTCAAGAGAAGAATTGGTACTTTTTTGAAAAACTACTACCTTACGCTGTGGCTTTTGGTGTGACCCGCGAGTGGGCCAGTCGCTTTAAAGACCTGTCAATTCCAACTGACGTGACTTGGTACGGCGACAGCAGTGGTCAATTGTTCAATGCACTAATACTTGCGAATACTTTAAATTCGTTTGATAGGGCCACGACCGGATTTTCAGCCGCCCCTTACACCAGCACTCGCAGCAGTTCCGGCTTTAGCAGTGGTTTCGGAGGCGGCGGATTCTCTGGCGGTGGTGGTTTTAGTGGTGGAGGCGGAGGCGGAGGCGGCGGTGGTGGGAGTTGGTAA
- a CDS encoding GIY-YIG nuclease family protein, whose translation MVPAEFATLPKTPGVYIFKDKAGHILYVGKAISLKDRVSSYFQGSLDLGPKTRALVAKIIFIEHVDVGSELEALLLEAELIKRHRPPYNISLKDDKSYQYIVIEKSEKFPRISTTHNKGNLNTNWLYFGPYPEGRTVRQVVKELRRIFMFRDCGASKYNRYQNLKRPCLFGDINLCAAPCVGRISDVDYNKNINRVVKFLSSGQKDPLIQEMKGEMSKLSENQEFEAASQLRDQISRFEYITQTFRPASEFLINPNLQSDQNNASVTDLLTVLGLSETSNQRLECVDISHLGGSQTVGSLVVFNGGRPDKTQYRRFRIKSVRGISDVDSISEVLTRRFKHEEWPLPRVLIIDGGKPQVAAAKKVLKDLNLTSKLELIGLAKQFETIVRSDGTSLRIPRNRPAIRLLQSLRDEAHRFANSYRKKITNL comes from the coding sequence ATGGTTCCTGCAGAATTCGCCACTTTACCAAAAACTCCCGGCGTCTATATTTTTAAAGATAAAGCCGGTCATATTTTGTACGTTGGGAAAGCGATTTCTCTAAAAGACCGGGTCTCCTCGTATTTTCAAGGTAGCCTTGATTTGGGTCCGAAAACCAGAGCTTTAGTAGCTAAGATTATTTTTATTGAACATGTCGACGTCGGTTCGGAACTGGAAGCGTTGCTCCTTGAAGCCGAGCTTATTAAGAGGCATCGGCCGCCTTATAACATTAGCCTCAAAGATGATAAGAGTTATCAGTATATTGTGATAGAAAAGTCAGAAAAGTTTCCTCGAATAAGTACCACCCATAATAAAGGTAATTTAAACACAAACTGGTTATATTTCGGGCCGTATCCTGAAGGGCGAACGGTGCGTCAGGTGGTCAAGGAACTCCGTCGGATCTTCATGTTTCGAGATTGTGGGGCTTCCAAGTATAATCGCTACCAAAATTTGAAGCGACCGTGTTTGTTTGGTGACATTAATTTATGTGCGGCCCCTTGCGTCGGCCGCATTTCCGATGTCGACTACAACAAAAATATCAATCGGGTTGTAAAGTTTTTATCTAGTGGTCAAAAAGATCCTCTCATTCAGGAGATGAAAGGTGAGATGTCAAAATTGTCTGAAAATCAGGAGTTTGAAGCGGCCTCACAGCTTCGTGATCAAATCAGCCGTTTTGAATACATCACCCAGACTTTTAGGCCGGCCTCAGAGTTCCTTATTAACCCTAATCTCCAAAGTGATCAAAATAACGCGTCCGTGACAGATCTTTTAACTGTTCTCGGTCTTTCTGAAACGTCAAATCAACGCTTAGAGTGCGTCGATATTTCCCATCTTGGAGGAAGCCAAACGGTAGGGAGTTTAGTCGTTTTTAACGGTGGTCGACCGGACAAAACTCAGTATCGACGCTTTCGAATCAAGTCTGTTCGCGGCATTTCCGATGTTGATTCTATATCAGAAGTTTTGACGAGACGTTTTAAGCATGAAGAATGGCCTCTCCCGAGAGTTTTGATCATCGACGGCGGGAAGCCGCAAGTGGCGGCCGCAAAAAAAGTCCTTAAAGATTTAAACTTGACTTCAAAACTAGAACTAATAGGGCTTGCCAAGCAATTTGAGACTATCGTACGCTCAGACGGAACGTCCCTTCGAATTCCAAGAAACCGACCGGCCATTCGACTGCTGCAAAGCTTACGTGACGAAGCCCACCGATTTGCCAATTCTTACCGTAAAAAGATAACTAATCTATAA
- a CDS encoding class I SAM-dependent methyltransferase, with product MDLADYDSTHFNYQKYWTGRDYENLAEQQAIKKLVPKKCQKFIDVGGGFGRNLKDLLNRCQSAVLLDYSTENLTKAREFLKDDQVTYVRGDVYKLPFPDNSFDSGMMIRVMHHLEEPELALKEIYRVMAPGSTFILEFANKNHFKALLKHGRHFAADKTPYNQLTADSGVFLNFHPEHILKILNDLNWKVVATLSVSNFRSPVIKKIIPGRVLSSLDNLVHKPLGKLYFGPSIFIKLVKTI from the coding sequence ATGGACTTGGCTGATTACGATTCTACCCACTTTAATTATCAAAAATACTGGACGGGCCGTGATTACGAAAATTTAGCCGAGCAGCAGGCTATTAAAAAATTAGTGCCTAAAAAGTGCCAAAAATTTATTGATGTTGGCGGTGGCTTTGGCCGTAATCTTAAAGACCTGCTTAATCGCTGTCAAAGCGCTGTGTTACTTGATTACTCAACCGAAAATTTAACCAAAGCTCGCGAATTTCTAAAAGATGACCAGGTTACTTACGTCCGCGGTGACGTTTATAAATTACCGTTCCCGGATAATAGTTTTGATAGCGGTATGATGATTCGAGTGATGCACCATTTGGAAGAACCGGAACTGGCTTTAAAAGAAATATACCGCGTAATGGCCCCCGGCAGCACTTTTATTCTAGAGTTTGCCAATAAAAATCATTTTAAAGCGCTGCTAAAACACGGTCGACACTTCGCCGCCGATAAAACCCCTTATAATCAATTGACTGCTGATTCCGGCGTATTTCTAAACTTTCACCCTGAGCATATTTTAAAAATTCTAAATGATCTAAATTGGAAGGTGGTGGCAACTTTAAGCGTTTCTAATTTTAGAAGCCCGGTTATTAAAAAGATTATTCCCGGTAGGGTTTTAAGTTCTCTTGATAATCTTGTTCACAAACCTTTAGGAAAATTATATTTCGGCCCCAGTATTTTTATTAAATTAGTTAAGACTATTTAA
- a CDS encoding ABC transporter substrate-binding protein, with the protein MILQILSLIRSLLFFAAFFAASILPQPTYVEGVTEQPTGFVPVATSNDIDRTVQKIIYRSLFKYDVTGTIIPDLADYWEVSADGLTYTVRIKASQRWQDGKSLSANDIIYTASNSRELTGVATDRLDSRTVRFTLPNKFSPFYDLLTIPVLPAHLEGHNDKWLPVGSSNYRVIRVDRDRGLIKDVILQGNSPSLAITRVEFKFYDSEKDLETAAKLGEVNAFSEKEDQFSYNNYTKISIPEKNRYYALFFNTRDKKLADVSVRAKLASGLSVSGILKNVFGDNFVATTGPLSLNKFARGDLDYAAPDSKKLELPKELRLAIVGNSVNIKIANEVSAAWKLLSVKVKINVYTIEQFNSEVIGKRDFDVLLFGQEVSSDPDRYVLWHSSQANFPGLNLSGIANSRIDKALEEGRKEKAADIRQKHYSIFQKAVMDEVPAIFLYHPIFNYYVRDNLNGLDLKNFSLPSDRFLSLSNWGFK; encoded by the coding sequence ATGATCCTGCAAATCCTAAGTCTAATTCGTTCTTTACTTTTTTTCGCGGCTTTTTTCGCGGCTTCAATTCTACCTCAACCAACTTACGTTGAGGGCGTTACGGAGCAGCCAACCGGTTTTGTTCCCGTGGCCACGTCAAATGATATTGATCGCACCGTTCAAAAAATAATTTATCGCAGTTTATTTAAATACGATGTAACCGGAACTATTATTCCCGATTTGGCTGACTACTGGGAGGTTTCCGCTGATGGCCTTACTTATACCGTGAGAATTAAGGCGAGTCAGCGTTGGCAAGATGGGAAATCGCTTTCGGCTAATGATATTATTTATACCGCCAGTAATTCTCGTGAACTAACCGGGGTGGCTACCGACAGGCTTGATTCTCGAACCGTTCGTTTTACTTTACCCAATAAATTTTCGCCTTTTTATGATCTTTTGACTATTCCGGTTTTACCGGCTCATTTGGAAGGCCATAATGATAAATGGTTACCGGTTGGTAGTAGTAATTATCGGGTTATTCGGGTTGACCGCGATCGTGGGCTTATTAAAGACGTTATTTTACAAGGAAATTCTCCCAGTTTGGCAATTACGAGAGTGGAGTTTAAGTTTTACGATTCCGAAAAAGATTTGGAAACCGCGGCTAAACTGGGAGAGGTTAACGCTTTTTCCGAAAAGGAGGATCAATTTTCTTATAACAACTATACTAAGATTTCAATTCCGGAAAAGAATCGTTATTACGCCCTGTTTTTTAATACCCGTGATAAAAAATTAGCAGACGTTTCTGTTCGCGCCAAATTAGCTTCCGGTCTTTCGGTATCGGGTATTTTAAAAAACGTTTTCGGCGATAATTTTGTAGCCACTACCGGTCCGCTAAGTTTAAACAAATTTGCCCGCGGTGATTTGGATTACGCTGCTCCCGATTCTAAAAAATTGGAATTACCAAAAGAACTGCGTTTAGCAATTGTTGGTAATTCGGTCAATATAAAAATTGCTAATGAAGTTAGCGCTGCTTGGAAACTATTGTCTGTAAAAGTAAAAATTAATGTTTACACGATTGAACAATTTAATAGCGAGGTTATTGGTAAACGTGATTTTGATGTTTTATTATTCGGTCAGGAGGTAAGTAGCGATCCCGATCGTTACGTTTTATGGCATTCCAGCCAGGCGAATTTTCCGGGCCTTAATTTAAGCGGGATCGCCAACTCCCGAATTGATAAAGCGCTTGAGGAAGGTCGAAAAGAAAAAGCTGCCGATATTCGTCAAAAACATTACAGTATTTTTCAAAAGGCTGTTATGGATGAAGTTCCGGCGATATTTTTATATCATCCGATTTTTAACTATTATGTACGGGATAATTTAAATGGTTTAGATTTAAAAAACTTTTCTCTGCCGTCTGATCGATTTTTATCTCTTTCAAATTGGGGCTTTAAATAG
- a CDS encoding transglutaminase-like domain-containing protein — MLKGLAIITLSTLLLLVGSTDVKAADSKFSTSYKTTYDVDISGLTTVTSEISLTNKSANFYASNYVLTLSFPHILEVTAYDRLGNCPVTLNGSEIKVLFNDKVVGLNSILHWTLIYKTPDLAIKKGRIWEVDLPKVEGSIDLADYVTVLKVPQSFGDDAQMANTAISSGVAGSKNFYVFSKNLLLNQGVAAVFGDYQVFKYTLKYHLKNLNLLPHFEEITLPPGVANYQETFITSLSPRPISSRVDSDGNLLAKYFLWWGQDLEITLDGEAKVYNRQINPFVGGNVTAITSNLKYLTNAASFWEVTDPIIKKIASDLYNPTKTVSQNAQNIYTYVVATLKYNNAKGFDNRLGAVATLKTPDNAVCTEFSDLFVALARSNGIPARELEGYAATNQDNRPILNDVLHAWAEYYDPVFGWVAVDPTWGNTAKTDFFTHLDANHLVFVIHGVSPVSPAPAGAFKLDITEKDQVAVVFADAVTTDATKVVPLSVDNSLGTKIIRFLAGISN, encoded by the coding sequence ATGCTCAAAGGATTAGCGATTATAACCCTGTCAACCCTTTTGCTATTAGTTGGGTCAACTGACGTAAAAGCAGCCGACTCTAAATTTTCTACTTCTTACAAAACTACCTATGACGTTGATATTAGCGGTTTAACGACAGTCACTTCCGAGATTAGTTTAACCAATAAATCCGCCAATTTTTACGCTTCCAATTACGTTTTAACGTTAAGTTTTCCGCATATTTTAGAAGTTACTGCCTATGATCGCCTGGGTAATTGTCCGGTGACTCTTAATGGCTCAGAAATTAAGGTCCTGTTCAATGATAAAGTTGTTGGTTTAAATAGCATACTTCATTGGACTCTAATTTATAAAACTCCCGATCTGGCAATAAAAAAAGGCCGGATTTGGGAAGTTGATCTTCCTAAAGTTGAAGGGAGTATAGATCTAGCCGATTACGTTACGGTTCTTAAGGTGCCCCAAAGCTTTGGTGACGATGCCCAAATGGCCAATACCGCAATTAGTAGCGGGGTAGCTGGTAGTAAAAACTTCTATGTTTTCTCTAAAAACTTATTACTTAATCAAGGTGTCGCCGCTGTTTTTGGCGATTATCAAGTTTTTAAATATACTCTTAAGTATCATTTAAAAAACCTAAACCTACTACCGCATTTTGAAGAAATTACTCTACCTCCAGGTGTTGCTAATTATCAAGAAACTTTTATTACTAGTTTATCACCCCGTCCCATTTCGTCACGAGTTGATAGTGACGGTAATTTGCTGGCCAAGTATTTTTTGTGGTGGGGTCAAGATTTAGAAATCACTTTAGACGGAGAGGCCAAAGTTTATAATCGTCAAATTAATCCTTTTGTTGGAGGTAATGTTACGGCCATAACCTCTAACCTAAAATATTTGACTAATGCGGCAAGTTTTTGGGAGGTAACTGATCCGATTATTAAAAAGATTGCTTCTGATTTATATAATCCTACTAAAACCGTTTCTCAAAATGCTCAAAATATTTACACTTATGTCGTGGCCACTCTAAAATATAATAATGCCAAGGGTTTTGATAATCGTTTAGGAGCCGTAGCAACTTTAAAAACTCCCGATAACGCCGTATGCACTGAATTTTCAGATCTCTTTGTGGCACTGGCTCGGTCAAATGGTATTCCGGCTCGGGAACTCGAGGGCTACGCTGCGACTAATCAAGATAATCGACCAATTTTAAATGACGTGCTACACGCCTGGGCTGAGTATTATGATCCGGTCTTTGGTTGGGTGGCCGTTGATCCAACGTGGGGCAATACCGCTAAAACTGATTTCTTCACGCATCTTGACGCTAACCATTTGGTCTTTGTCATACATGGTGTGTCGCCGGTATCACCCGCTCCGGCCGGAGCTTTTAAACTGGATATTACAGAAAAGGATCAAGTAGCGGTAGTTTTCGCGGATGCGGTCACTACAGATGCGACTAAAGTAGTCCCACTTTCCGTCGACAATTCTTTGGGGACTAAAATTATTAGGTTTTTGGCTGGCATTAGTAATTAA
- a CDS encoding acyltransferase: MPFLTSSNPETQTIIFGGLFILLILALGFKKSADSLNLSLNKVSELKGLAILMVIFSHVGYFLVPDNRFLVPLSGFGGVAVNLFLVLSGLGLTISQLKNPLSPIEFYKKRLLKIYIPAWFALGIIIIAERLFLNLSYSTNEIVSSFSGFFPKANLYANLDSPFWYFTFLLIFYLIFPWVMKIKVKVLAPFITLLIIFLLLIINWPSSFEVLGLYKIHFIAFPLGMLLATLAQTSLKNWTAKIFSSIYLKVLLAIASASIFVYFAVHSNVGNPATYLEQFSSLGTVIGILGLFFVINFESRFLKIFGEYSYETFLLHWPIMLRFDFLYKTLPTGLATFIYIPFLLGVSSLFRRLVDFIVPKISAVTDALTKHKIKG, from the coding sequence GTGCCTTTTTTAACATCAAGTAACCCCGAAACCCAGACGATAATTTTTGGCGGCTTGTTCATTTTGTTAATCCTGGCCTTGGGATTCAAAAAATCAGCTGACTCCTTAAATCTCTCTTTAAACAAAGTGTCAGAGTTAAAAGGGCTCGCTATTCTAATGGTTATTTTTTCCCACGTTGGTTATTTTTTGGTACCAGACAACCGATTTTTAGTACCCCTCTCTGGCTTTGGTGGTGTCGCCGTTAATTTATTTTTAGTTTTGTCGGGACTCGGCCTCACAATTTCTCAACTTAAAAATCCATTATCGCCAATCGAGTTTTATAAAAAGCGTCTATTAAAAATATATATTCCGGCCTGGTTTGCCCTTGGTATTATTATAATTGCGGAACGGCTTTTCTTGAATTTAAGTTACAGTACTAATGAAATTGTGAGTAGTTTCTCTGGATTTTTTCCCAAAGCCAATTTATACGCTAATCTAGATTCGCCCTTTTGGTACTTCACTTTTCTGTTAATTTTTTATTTAATTTTCCCATGGGTAATGAAAATTAAAGTTAAGGTTTTGGCCCCATTTATAACTTTATTGATTATTTTCCTACTACTTATAATTAATTGGCCTAGTTCTTTTGAAGTTCTGGGACTTTATAAAATTCATTTTATCGCTTTTCCTCTTGGCATGCTGCTGGCAACTCTTGCCCAAACATCCCTTAAAAACTGGACAGCTAAAATATTTAGCAGTATCTATTTAAAGGTCCTACTGGCTATAGCTTCCGCAAGTATATTTGTCTATTTTGCGGTGCATTCAAACGTCGGAAACCCCGCTACTTATCTTGAACAATTTAGCAGTTTGGGAACAGTCATTGGTATTTTGGGATTATTTTTTGTAATTAATTTTGAAAGTCGATTCTTAAAAATCTTTGGCGAATATTCTTACGAAACATTTTTGCTGCACTGGCCAATCATGCTGCGTTTTGATTTTCTTTATAAAACTCTCCCCACCGGCCTAGCCACTTTTATCTACATTCCATTTCTACTGGGAGTCAGTAGTCTCTTTCGTCGTCTCGTTGACTTTATAGTCCCAAAGATATCCGCCGTGACAGATGCTCTCACAAAGCATAAAATTAAAGGATGA